A region from the Gossypium hirsutum isolate 1008001.06 chromosome A08, Gossypium_hirsutum_v2.1, whole genome shotgun sequence genome encodes:
- the LOC107928301 gene encoding probable carboxylesterase 18: MSNNPTSNFQDVPWKHRFFSSMIGFAVNFSRRSDGTINRYIMNLFDFKAPPSQQLFDGVKTSDTVVDATRNLYFRLFLPSLNQDDDVPVIVYFHGGGFAYLSASSIPCDDFCRRLCKKTGAVIISVNYRLAPHKYPSQYDDGFDVLKFIDDKANTKNLPFNVNLKQRFIAGNSAGGNLAHHMAVKACEYGLRNVKLIGLIAIQPFFGGEERTESETRIVDAPIISVKGTDWLWKAFLPEGSDRNHPACNVFGPKSVHDISRLKFLATMVVVGGFDPMHDWQIRYYKGLKKCGKEACLIKYPHAFHTFYGVPELKETCLLMEAVKGFIERLINLNKEGCS; encoded by the exons ATGTCCAACAATCCAACTTCCAATTTTCAGGACGTGCCATGGAAACATCGATTTTTCAGTTCCATGATCGGCTTCGCCGTTAACTTCTCTCGCCGTTCCGACGGCACCATCAACCGCTACATCATGAACCTCTTCGACTTCAAAGCTCCTCCCTCCCAACAGCTCTTCGACGGCGTCAAAACATCCGACACCGTCGTCGACGCCACTCGCAACTTATACTTCCGCCTCTTTCTTCCTTCCCTAAATCAAGACGACGACGTGCCAGTCATCGTCTATTTTCACGGCGGTGGTTTTGCATATTTGTCGGCAAGTTCCATACCTTGCGATGACTTTTGTCGAAGGCTTTGTAAGAAAACCGGTGCAGTGATTATATCTGTAAACTACCGGTTGGCCCca CATAAATACCCATCACAATACGATGACGGATTTGATGTCTTGAAATTCATCGACGACAAGGCTAATACCAAAAACCTTCCCTTCAATGTTAACTTAAAGCAGCGCTTCATCGCCGGCAATAGTGCCGGCGGCAACTTGGCGCACCATATGGCAGTGAAAGCGTGCGAGTACGGATTAAGAAATGTGAAGCTGATAGGGTTAATAGCAATACAACCGTTCTTCGGCGGGGAAGAAAGGACAGAATCGGAGACCAGAATAGTTGACGCGCCGATTATATCAGTGAAGGGTACGGACTGGTTATGGAAGGCGTTTTTGCCGGAAGGGTCGGATCGGAACCATCCAGCTTGCAATGTGTTTGGGCCAAAATCGGTGCATGATATATCGAGGTTGAAGTTTCTGGCGACAATGGTGGTGGTCGGAGGGTTTGACCCGATGCATGATTGGCAAATAAGGTACTACAAAGGGTTGAAGAAATGCGGGAAAGAAGCATGTTTGATTAAGTATCCCCATGCTTTTCACACTTTTTATGGTGTCCCAGAATTGAAAGAGACTTGTCTGTTAATGGAGGCAGTGAAGGGCTTCATAGagagattaattaatttaaataaagagGGGTGCAGTTAG
- the LOC107928280 gene encoding uncharacterized protein produces MEEYLQYMKTLRSQINDVEDQAANVSAEEQIHFTTIQTLQNDILSAKSMKQQLIEDIEKMLTAKGQLCSLIIEKQRKIASLDSDSTTLAQTLELIQHEKISLSSKLLEKSAYYSKVVEDLSCKLQQQQDWVKSQKHRRQMEEHDLVNNKLDEKMTESEGNISVGNCLITDNENNEGNDLIIKLDLEKAKLDGIKQMKAKLVRDNKKIKESIEQAKLGSNHFKPELLEISVMALEEEYKALLSDKDGETEYLCSLQDHLEQIKGISHVIKCACGEEYMLDLRA; encoded by the exons ATGGAAGAGTATTTGCAGTACATGAAAACTCTCCGATCTCAGATCAACG ATGTGGAGGATCAAGCCGCCAACGTTTCAGCTGAAGAGCAGATCCACTTTACTACTATTCAAACCTTGCAAAATGATATCCTTTCTG CAAAATCCATGAAACAACAACTTATAGAAGATATCGAGAAGATGCTGACAGCAAAGGGCCAATTATGTTCGCTGATAATTGAGAAACAGAGAAAAATAGCCTCTCTAGACTCTGATTCAACCACACTTGCCCAG ACACTGGAGCTTATTCAACATGAAAAAATCAGTTTATCTTCCAAATTACTAGAAAAGAG TGCTTACTACTCCAAGGTGGTCGAGGATCTTTCTTGCAAATTGCAGCAACAACAG GACTGGGTCAAATCTCAGAAACATAGAAGACAAATGGAAGAGCATGATTTG GTCAACAATAAACTTGACGAGAAAATGACTGAATCTGAAG GTAACATTAGTGTTGGAAACTGTTTGATCACGGACAATGAG AATAATGAAGGGAATGACTTGATTATCAAGTTGGACTTGGAAAAAGCCAAGCTAGATGGGATTAAACAAATGAAAGCCAAACTCGTGAGAGATAATAAAAAG ATTAAGGAGTCTATTGAGCAAGCAAAGCTCGGATCAAACCATTTTAAG CCGGAGCTGTTGGAAATAAGTGTAATGGCACTTGAAGAAGAATACAAAGCACTTCTATCAGATAAAGACGGAGAAACTGAGTATCTTTGCTCACTGCAGGACCATCTTGAACAAATAAAG GGGATTTCTCATGTGATTAAATGTGCCTGTGGAGAGGAATACATGTTGGACCTTCGTGCCTGA